The sequence below is a genomic window from Stigmatopora nigra isolate UIUO_SnigA chromosome 4, RoL_Snig_1.1, whole genome shotgun sequence.
ACCTCGCCAAACTGGCCCTCGCCCAGCTTCTCGCCAAAGATAAGCCTCTGGCGCGGGAACTCGGCGGCCGAGATGTCCTTGCGCGTCAGCGAGTCCACCGTCAGGGCCGGCACGGCGTACATGTTGCTGCCCGTCACGCCCTGGAGGCGCACCACTTCCGTCTCGGCGTAGTGCGGCGCATGGCTATGGAAAGACTGGTGCGGCGTGCACTGCGTCACGTCGGGCTCGGCGTAGCCGCCGCCGCACGCTGCCGCCCGCCCAAAAAACATCAATGACGCAAACCGGGCCACCTCGGGACGCCAGAGGCGGAGCTCGTGAGACGGCGACTCGGCGTTAGGAGACTGGAGAGGAAAAGAcagagaaggaggagaagaaaaggagaaagaggaggccaCATCCTTTCCAAATACGGAACATTCCGCTTTGACGTCAGCGTCCGACATTGGATGGCCTGCCGAGCGCTCGCCACCGCCGAACGAGGCTTCCCGCCGGGCCTTTTTGCCCGGGGCCTCGCCTCGGGGCGGAAGAGCGCAAGAGGAAATCCGGCGGGAGAGCGCAAAGGCGCGCGCCTTTCGTGCCCGGGGCCGGACGTCGGGCTCACCCGAGGCTTCGGCGCTCTGCGAAAGTTCCGGCAGCTGCTGACGGAGACTTTCGGCGTTCTGGTACTCCGGGTCCAACAGGAAGACGCGCTCGTAGTGAGGGTCCGGGCGGGCCGGACCTGAAAGGGCCGCGCGCCGTCAGCCGGATTTCCCCCTCCCCCCCACGTGTTTGGCGGCGCCGCCTTACCTCCGGTGCGGGGCGGGACCGGGGGGGTCTGCAGAACCACCGTGTCGCCGCAGGACGACAGGCGCGCCGTCACCTCCTCTCCCGGGATCTCACGCGGGCCCTGCCGGGATGGTCGGATGGCGGTTAAAGCCGCGGACGGCGCCGACCGCACGCCACTCCGTCATCGGATGTCCAGAGCCACATTCCGCGGGCGGCGGCCTTTCCCGAGCGTCTTCTCCGAGACCGGTCCCGAGCGGGGGGACCCGAGCGGACGCGGTCACACAGCTCACCTTCTCCAGAACTTTGCACACGTACTGGCACCAGAGGATGAGGAAGATAATGATGACCAACAGCAGGATGATAGTGACCAGACAGCCAATCAGAACGGGCGCGTCccccccgccgccaccgccggcgGCGGGGTCGGCCGAGACGGGCGTGGTACCGGCCGCCGACGGAAGGGCGCCCGAGTCGTTGACGGGCGGCGGGGTCGCCGACGTGGAGGCGTCGTCTGCGTGGGGGAGGGCAGAGAGTCAGCGCCGcggccccgcctcctcctccccaCATTTGCCTCACCCGACTGGAAGGAGACCTCGCTGAACATCATCCAGGCGTCGGCGAAGGCGAAGCGACAGCGGATGGCCACGGCGGAGCGGCGCTTCAGCGGCACGGTCACGTAGCGGGCGCTGGGGTTGCGGTCGTCTAGAACCGTGCGGAAGACCACGGCCTCCGCCTCCCACGGGGACGAAAGGCGGGCCCTGAACCGGCACGACACGGCCGAGAAGATCTTTACGCCGCGGGAAAACATGTTGTTGCTGTGAACCtaggattggggggggggggggggtcattagtgagagagagagagagaagggggaCAGAGGGGCTTTGACTTGGGGACCGtatggaaggggggggggggctttcccAACAATACGTGGGGAGCAAATGGCGAAACGGTGGACGGAAACGGGCTGGAGGAAAAGTACCTTCATGGAGGTGAAGTTCCTCTGTCGGTCAAAGACAAAGTCCATCTCCACGCTTTGGTCGGCCCCCGACGAGACGTTCTTCCAGCCCAGGTAGTCGTAACCGGGCCAGGCGGGGTACTGCCGCGTCAACAGGAAGTCGTCCAGCCCCACCACGCCGTCCGTCAGCTGCCCCAAACCGCCCCACAGCTTCCTGGGGGAGCCGAGGCGCCGGGTCACGGGACGGGTCACGGGACGGGTCACGGGACGGGGGCCAAAGTCGGCCGTTTCCACGGGAGGAAGGGAGGCGGCCGGAGCGTGCCTGGTTAGCGTGTTAGTGTTAGCGAGACGGCCGGACCGGAAGGTGTTAGCGTACGAGCGGCTGGGCGGCCGCCATGCGGGTTATCCCCGTTGAGCCCGAACGGCTTATCGTTTCTTCCCGCTCGTCTGGTGCGCCCACTCTGTTCACGGCCGTGTCATGCGAGCGACAAGGAGCTCATTGGACCCGCCTCTTCTGGAGTGCGCCGTCATAGGTGGAGTCGTTGAGGATGGCGGTGGGGAAGCCGGGCTGCGCCATCAGCTGGCCCTCGGGGGCGCTGTACCAGATCAGGCCGTCTGGGAGAGGGGGCAGAAAGGCAAAGGTCACGCCCGGCGGAGGCCCGGGGGAGGCCCGGCGGAGGCTCGGCGGAGGCCCGGCAGAGGCCCACCCGTCCAACGGCCTACCTTCCCAGGGACAGCCGTAGAGTTCCACCCGCATGCAAACGGTGGACAGCTCGGTCAGAGGAATCAAGCGCACCCAGCGCGTCACCACCGGAGGGTGAAGGTCGTTGATGACTGGCGCGTAGGCGTTCTTGTTGCCTTCCATCACCTGCGCGTGCACACATTTCCTCTTTAGGCCCGTGGTCTGGTGGACGGCCACGCCGTCAAAAGAGCCAGCACACAGCTAGCTAGCCAGCTAGCTAGCTAGATAGATAGCATACATGCCCGCCCCCTATGAAACACACACATCCAGGAAAAAGCAGCAAGACGCACCGCGCTTCCCAAACGGTTCCTCCAGGACCTCCAGACGACTCCGTCCCTGCTGTAGTTGAGGCTGTAGGCCCGTGCAAATTCAATCCCGTTGCGAGCGTAGCGTCCTTGAGTGGCCACCACCGTCAGGAAGGTCAGCGCGCGCAAATCCACCTGCGTGCCACGTTGAACAATTGGCCGCCGTTTCGCCCGTAGCCACGTCGGCCCGCGCCGGACGGCTCGGCCACCTGCAGGAACTGCGCTCGGGACGTTTCGGGACGGCCTTCGGGACACCAGGCGCCGTCGCCGTCGTCGCGGTTCAACCTGAGGCCGGCGGCGGGAGTCGGGGTTAGGGCGGAAGGGCCACGCCGGCCGGGGTTCGAGCGGAaggccgcggcggcggcggcggcggatcCACCTGGCGTACTGCGCTCCCGTGGTCTGGTGCCATTGGCTGGAAGCGCTGATGTCGCCATCCCCGATCCGCCCGTCCTCCATCCCGAGGGCATAGCGACAGTGTGCTGGCAGAGAGAGGGGGCCTAGATTGGTCTCTCTGGCTCCCAAGAGGGACACAAGCCAATTTGGGGCCGGCCTACCTGGGTCGACTTGGGCCACGGCCGCCGAGACGTGAAGGATGAGCGGCAGGAAGAAGAGCATGATGGCCCGCGCGCGCACTACATCTCTGCCGACGGGGGAGGACGGGGAACATTCCGGGAGAGGGCGAGCGGGCTCTCCATTGCGACCGCCGTGGTTGGCCTTTTCCCCGGGGGGAGGGTGCCACGGCGGCCTCCTCGGACGGGTCGCGCTCCTCAAATTTCAAAATCTTACGGTGTCCCTGgcaaaaaggaaggaaaaatggGCGAGAGGCGTGCGGCGGGGGGACGGGCGGGCGTGCGGCGGGGGGACGGGCGGGCGTGCGGCGGGGGGACGGGCGGGCGTGCGGCGGGGGGACGGGCGAGCGGCAGGCGGGCGAGCGAAATCGGCAACGGCGGAACGTTAGCGGCGAGCTGAGGTGcgttggacgtctattgttgaTGCTGACATTCAAGGACTTGATTTGACTCCAAGGCGTCAGACACGGACGGAGAGGGCAAATGAAGCTTGGCCATTTTCAAAAGGGGTCCTGGCAGGCCTTGTCAAGTCCTTTCTTTGCTATTTTGACTACAAATGCCTTCCTGCCTATGACAAGAAAAGGCAGGCGCCGCTTGGAGGCCGAGgccaaagcaaagcaaaactaAGCTAAGTAAGCTAAGCAAAACCAAGCAAAACTAAGCACAAGCAAGCAAAACTAAGCAAAGCTAAGATAAGCAAACAAAAGGACAGAATGATTAAAGAGGAGCACCGAGTTAGTTGAcgacgtcgtcgtcgtcatttTCAACTCCCAAATTCGCGTGGCTCGATGTGCTCACAACAAGTATTTTGGTCCTCGCGCACTTGAACTTTCTCTCATAAACACAATCCGTGCGTGCCGAGGAGCGTCCTCGACACTCGACACGCCGTTTGCTCTCACCTCGGCTTTAGACGTCGTTGCCTTTAAACTTGGGGTGTGTCCGGCTtgttgctttcttttctttttacctGTCGATCGGTTCGTCCGTCTATTcgttcgtccgtccgtccgtccgtccgtccctcaGTTCCTCggaccgtccgtccgtctgacCGCCCCCGCTCCTCGACGTGCGGGCGCGCGCGCGCGTgcgtgcctgcctgcctgcctgcctgcctgcccagCACGGAGCGTTGTCGTACGTGGCGTCGGCCTTAGCGAGCGCCCGCACAACTAACTTGGACAGACTTTGAGGAAAGTCTTTTTACAATGCTCGCCAAAGTTCACTTCCACAGTGTCATGgaggacaaacagacagacagatagacgaGATGGTTAGAGCAGGCGAGGGccacagaaagagagagcgagagggagagtgagtgagtgtgtgagagagagagaaggaaacAAGATCCTGGCGTCACTTCCGTGATAGGTGAAGATGCCCTAACGTCTATAGCTCTAATCTAATGCAGAGCCAAAAGCAGATGATCGATACGATGCTTTGGGAATCGTTTCCTTGGAAtcgatttatttgatttttttcgacctagtaataaatgtaaaatgactttttttttagctaggtgGCGTAAGAGAGTCACCGCACACTGGACCTGTCTCGCTACTGACAAGACAAGTTGACTCGTTGCCGTCCACGAATGGCGGTGGACTGTATTGGCTTGCTCGTCTCACGTCAGCTAGGCGAAAGCCAACCTTGGCCCTCCCCTTCCTGCCGTGCATGATGAGGCGCCCTTTCGCCCCTTTCCGTCGACTCTATAGGCCGTGGCACGCTTGTGAGCCGACGCTTCCTTTGCGTTTGGCCAGTCGGGAGCCGGTCCGGTCGCACCAGACGCGTTTGCCTGTCAAACGGCGGCTTTTGAGTTTCCGCCGGGGATTTGGGAGCGTGACTTTCCGTTGGCCTCGTGTTATATCACGGGCAGAATGTTTGAAAGGGGTTTTTGGTTTCCGGCAGTTTGGCCTTCCCGCTCCGACAACCGGTTGTGTGGCTTTCGGCCAGTGTTTTGCTCTCTTGTGCACGGCTGACGCCAGTCGTTCCGCCGCCTTTGT
It includes:
- the LOC144195674 gene encoding discoidin domain-containing receptor 2-like, which codes for MLFFLPLILHVSAAVAQVDPAHCRYALGMEDGRIGDGDISASSQWHQTTGAQYARLNRDDGDGAWCPEGRPETSRAQFLQVDLRALTFLTVVATQGRYARNGIEFARAYSLNYSRDGVVWRSWRNRLGSAVMEGNKNAYAPVINDLHPPVVTRWVRLIPLTELSTVCMRVELYGCPWEDGLIWYSAPEGQLMAQPGFPTAILNDSTYDGALQKRRLWGGLGQLTDGVVGLDDFLLTRQYPAWPGYDYLGWKNVSSGADQSVEMDFVFDRQRNFTSMKVHSNNMFSRGVKIFSAVSCRFRARLSSPWEAEAVVFRTVLDDRNPSARYVTVPLKRRSAVAIRCRFAFADAWMMFSEVSFQSDDASTSATPPPVNDSGALPSAAGTTPVSADPAAGGGGGGDAPVLIGCLVTIILLLVIIIFLILWCQYVCKVLEKGPREIPGEEVTARLSSCGDTVVLQTPPVPPRTGGPARPDPHYERVFLLDPEYQNAESLRQQLPELSQSAEASGEPDVRPRARKARAFALSRRISSCALPPRGEAPGKKARREASFGGGERSAGHPMSDADVKAECSVFGKDVASSFSFSSPPSLSFPLQSPNAESPSHELRLWRPEVARFASLMFFGRAAACGGGYAEPDVTQCTPHQSFHSHAPHYAETEVVRLQGVTGSNMYAVPALTVDSLTRKDISAAEFPRQRLIFGEKLGEGQFGEVYLCEARGLPAFLGEEVQGEGGGGEGGGGEGGGGEGGGGEGGGALVAVKRLRHDATGQARNDFLKEIKIMSRLNHGNIIRLLCVCVTSDPLCMVTEYMENGDLNMFLSQREMESTLTHANNIPSVSLADLLHMSVQISSGMRYLASLNFVHRDLATRNCLLDRRLTIKIADFGMSRNLYSGDYYRIRGRAVLPIRWMAWESILLGKFTTSSDVWAFGVTLWEIFTLCKEQPYSLLTDQQVIANTGEFFRNQGRQVFLYAPPLCPPSLFELMMRCWRRDIPDRPSFEGLHRALGPHVQS